From a single Mobula birostris isolate sMobBir1 chromosome 13, sMobBir1.hap1, whole genome shotgun sequence genomic region:
- the LOC140208156 gene encoding epidermal differentiation-specific protein-like: MSKITLYENPDFTGKDKDFVDNVPDLTVRNFGYTARSIRVIGQHWVAYACENFTGAFKVLGPGDHASLGDLDQKILSLRLVKEDLKNPEIVLYEHVNFYGISCSIRETTNDLRRAGFVNLVSSHKVKAGVWILFQHANLCGERRITFEGNEWPNYCAFNWNDKLSSVKPLLKSDVEL; encoded by the coding sequence ATGAGTAAAATCACTCTCTACGAAAACCCTGACTTTACCGGGAAGGACAAGGACTTTGTGGACAACGTTCCCGACCTTACTGTTCGGAACTTCGGTTATACTGCCCGCTCGATCAGAGTAATCGGCCAGCACTGGGTGGCGTACGCCTGCGAAAACTTCACGGGGGCGTTCAAGGTGCTCGGTCCCGGAGACCACGCAAGTCTGGGCGATCTGGATCAGAAAATTCTCTCTTTGCGGCTGGTGAAGGAGGATTTGAAGAACCCGGAGATCGTTCTGTACGAGCACGTCAACTTTTACGGCATAAGCTGCAGCATTAGGGAAACGACGAATGATCTGAGGAGAGCCGGCTTCGTAAACCTCGTCTCTTCCCATAAGGTGAAGGCAGGCGTGTGGATTCTGTTCCAGCACGCCAACCTATGCGGTGAGCGACGCATCACTTTCGAGGGTAACGAATGGCCCAACTATTGCGCTTTCAACTGGAATGACAAGCTGTCCTCAGTCAAGCCCTTGCTGAAGAGCGACGTCGAGTTGTGA